A region of the Candidatus Bandiella woodruffii genome:
ATGTTAAAATACAATGGCACCTCAACTTTTTTAACTTGACGGTGCCTACAATAACACTGCCAGAGCCTTCATCTCTGGCGAACAGCCTCTTAATTTAGTGTTTGTAAAATTACATCCACACTCTTTGCATTTATACCTTTGCATACCCCTAATATTACCATTCTTAACGTATTTACTGCTACTGCATTTTTTACACTCTGTATTCATATCTCTATTTTCTTTGTTGCTCGCTATATTCATTTTAGCATCTTATCTATCTTATGGCAACACTCCCAAAAAATAAAACAAGGGATAATCTTAGCATCTCAGAACACTTGCTAAAGCGTTTAGTCTTGCGATTTAATCTAGCAAGCATATCCCTTAAGGAGGAATTGAAGCTCTCAACCAAACAAGTTTCAGACTTTGTCTGCAGATGTATTTGAGCAATTTTATAATGACAATAGACCTCATACCCATCTGTACACATATAACGAATTTGGTATTTTTCTCCTAGCTCACGAGCTAAATCTACGTAATTTTCTTTATCACCTGAACCTACTTTAAACGCAACAGTTTTGAATCTGTCCCTATCGACAGCAGTCCATATTCTTGTTTTATTCTCTTTTTTTTGACGTATGTATATAGCTCATCCATCTCTAATATCTCTATACGCCTCTTATCTCCCTCTATCTTTTGATTCGTCACCATCTCATCTACTACTTTCCCTGCTTGTTTGATCCAATAAAATACTGTACTTAACGGGATATTTAATATGTGAGCTATCCTCCTAATTCCGCAGTTATTTAGATACATCTTTATCACCATGCTCCTCTCTTTATTACCATATTTCCAATTCTTCCTACCATCTCCTTCTGTAAAGTTTTTATTACAACTCTTACATTTGTATCTCTGCTTTTTCCTTGCATATCCATTTTTTGATACCTCTTTCCCTTTGCAATATTTACATTCTATTTTCTCCATTTTTCCCTTTCTTTTTTCCTTCCCTCTCCTTATATCACATTCTTTTCTTCTTTCCTATCCCTTTTAAAACACTCCGTTTTAACTTAACAGTGACAAAATTTGACTTTAATTGATTTTATGATACGCTTAGTAACTATATAAAATTATAAAACTAATATATGACAACACAAATCAGTTTTGATCACCCAATACAAGTTTATAAAAGCCAATATACTCATGGTCTAAAATTAGCTTTAGTGCCTAAAGAAGGCGCAGGTGTGGAAATTATAGAGAATGGAACAATTGAGCCAATTATAGAATCTATCATAAGTAATATTGTGCAAAAAGGCTTTTTTTGCCTTGACCTAGGCACAAATTATGGTCATCTAGCCATTTCTATGGCCTTTTCTGCTGGAGAGTTTGGTGAAGTGCATGCATACGAGGCAAACCCTTTGATACACGAGTATGCAAAGCTTAGTGCTTGGTTAAATGGATTAGAGTCTCACTCTCTTTATTTTTATAACTTCGCGATATCAGATGTGTCAGGAAAAGAGATATTGTTTGATGGTGGCGCAAGTACTTATGTTGGCAAAGTTTTAACCAATGACGATATTGAGTATTATACTTATGGCGCAATTAACTTGTTCACCGCCATCAAAAGTATTTTTGCTTACTTTGGCGTCATTTCTTATCAG
Encoded here:
- a CDS encoding FkbM family methyltransferase, translating into MTTQISFDHPIQVYKSQYTHGLKLALVPKEGAGVEIIENGTIEPIIESIISNIVQKGFFCLDLGTNYGHLAISMAFSAGEFGEVHAYEANPLIHEYAKLSAWLNGLESHSLYFYNFAISDVSGKEILFDGGASTYVGKVLTNDDIEYYTYGAINLFTAIKSIFAYFGVISYQSYTMSVDDIMSNHANKTLNFLRADIEGSECRMLQGAVKSIPQFPDIIIFMEWEPTSIKKLSTEQDISFCVQFLKNEDFKLLQLDVNYADLDLKLTNETLKLIDIEHLLNKGDKGEYILLRDLNVVDSILSICSNCRDHDVLSFDNNTNIQDSFGFSSFNLSQEITFTETGDL
- a CDS encoding IS1 family transposase — its product is MYIRQKKENKTRIWTAVDRDRFKTVAFKVGSGDKENYVDLARELGEKYQIRYMCTDGYEVYCHYKIAQIHLQTKSETCLVESFNSSLRDMLARLNRKTKRFSKCSEMLRLSLVLFFGSVAIR